In one window of Helianthus annuus cultivar XRQ/B chromosome 17, HanXRQr2.0-SUNRISE, whole genome shotgun sequence DNA:
- the LOC110926302 gene encoding E3 ubiquitin-protein ligase At1g12760 gives MDRPQTVEYAGHVIDITQDRPITESNSQQNEEQPSTSVNIPVFQHPFSLTNERRTPFARRGNGTGRRRSPLNSGYWISIELVITISQIIAAIIVLSSSRHEHPHAPLFTWVIGYASGCVATLPLLFWRFYFRNQTSDQEPAQPSSGSLSAIATSLTSSSNATNSIVGTRNNSGTTRPIASLLIARLKVLVEYFKMGLDCFFAVWFVVGNVWIFGGHSSAADAPNLYRLCLVFLTFSCIGYAMPFILCATICCCLPCIISVLGFREDLSQNRGATTESINSLPTYKFKIKKHKHNKDSHAGANEGGGIVAAGTQNERVVSGEDAVCCICLAKYANNDELRELPCTHFFHKDCVDKWLKINASCPLCKSEVGENVLGSLTVQS, from the exons ATGGATCGACCACAAACTGTTGAATATGCCGGGCATGTGATTGATATTACCCAAGATAGACCGATTACCGAGTCAAACTCGCAGCAAAACGAAGAACAACCTTCTACTAGTGTCAATATTCCCGTTTTCCAACATCCTTTTTCACTTACAAACGAGAGAAGAACACCGTTTGCTAGAAGGGGGAATGGCACTGGAAGACGCAGGAGCCCATTGAATTCTGGTTACTGGATATCTATAGAATTAGTTATAACCATTAGTCAAATAATAGCAGCAATAATTGTTTTATCCTCATCAAGGCATGAGCATCCTCATGCTCCGTTATTCACATGGGTTATTGGTTATGCTTCTGGATGTGTTGCAACTCTCCCGTTGCTATTTTGGCGTTTTTATTTTAGAAATCAAACATCAGACCAAGAACCAGCTCAGCCTTCTTCCGGCAGCCTTTCTGCTATTGCCACTTCTTTAACTTCTTCTTCAAATGCAACGAATTCAATAGTGGGCACTCGCAACAACTCTGGTACAACAAGGCCTATAGCGAGTTTACTGATTGCAAG ACTCAAAGTACTTGTTGAATACTTCAAAATGGGTTTGGATTGCTTCTTTGCGGTGTGGTTTGTTGTCGGGAACGTGTGGATCTTCGGAGGCCATTCTTCTGCTGCTGATGCTCCCAACCTGTACAG GTTATGTTTAGTGTTTCTTACGTTCAGCTGTATCGGGTATGCAATGCCATTCATCTTGTGTGCCACAATCTGCTGCTGTCTTCCCTGTATCATTTCCGTTCTGGGCTTCAGGGAGGATTTATCGCAAAACCGAGGGGCAACTACAGAATCTATTAATTCTCTGCCTACctataaatttaaaattaaaaaacacaaacataacaaAGATAGCCATGCGGGTGCTAATGAAGGTGGGGGGATCGTGGCTGCAGGAACACAAAACGAGCGTGTTGTGTCTGGAGAAGACGCT GTATGCTGCATTTGTTTGGCAAAGTACGCAAACAATGATGAACTACGGGAGTTGCCGTGTACTCACTTCTTTCACAAGGATTGTGTGGACAAGTGGTTAAAGATTAATGCCTCATGCCCACTCTGTAAGAGTGAAGTCGGGGAGAACGTTTTGGGTTCACTAACGGTGCAGTCGTAA
- the LOC110921977 gene encoding cyclin-A2-2 — protein sequence MHRSSSRQRDMNIENVPAANIQGPTGRVTRARAKVFGASAGLPPLQPVAKQDHKRAPLTVVAPTVQAKKRAVLKDITNNSFNESSIKVPNGNKAQISKRVKRCAVKKNEKVARSIPVDPQIQKRNAKAAETVTKQSANELCEANSQLTSENDITVSVGESIITVEVEATNDESVIDIDSKHKGPQMCSLYAAEIHANLCTNELKWRHSTDYMKTVQLEITQEMRSILIDWLVEVCEEYGLASETFYLTVALIDIYLSKKCIGKRRLQLLGITCMLVASKYEEICAPRVEEFCFITDSTYTRADVLEMEHQILDVLSFQLSVPTIKKFLRRFLLAAQSSYKAPVIELEFLANYLAELSQIEYRFVKFLPSLIAASAVYLAKWTLDQDEDPWNATLEHYTSYKAPELKVTVLALQDLQLNNASPLLAIRQKYKQQKYKSVATLISQKPVKPLF from the exons ATGCACCGATCTTCTTCAAGGCAAAGAGACATGAATATAGAAAACGTACCTGCTGCTAATATCCAAGGGCCAACTGGACGAGTTACTAGAGCACGTGCAAAAGTATTTGGGGCATCAGCGGGCCTTCCACCACTACAACCTGTGGCGAAACAGGATCATAAGCGGGCCCCTCTTACTGTTGTTGCCCCTACGGTCCAAGCCAAGAAAAGGGCTGTTCTTAAGGACATCACTAACAACTCATTTAATGAATCCAGCATAAAAGTTCCCAATGGAAATAAAGCACAG ATTAGCAAGCGGGTCAAAAGATGTGCAGTCAAGAAGAACGAAAAAGTGGCACGATCTATTCCGGTGGACCCTCAGATTCAGAAGAGAAATGCAAAAGCAGCAGAAACCGTAACCAAACAGAGTGCAAAtgaattatgtgaagcaaattcaCAGCTAACATCAGAAAATGATATAACAGTCAGCGTTG GAGAAAGCATAATTACCGTTGAAGTGGAAGCTACGAATGATGAGTCTGTTATCGATATTGATTCTAAGCACAAGGGTCCTCAAATGTGCAGCTTGTATGCTGCAGAAATACATGCCAATTTATGCACCAACGAG CTTAAGTGGAGGCACTCCACTGATTACATGAAAACCGTGCAACTGGAAATCACACAAGAAATGCGGAGCATTCTTATTGACTGGCTTGTGGAG GTCTGTGAAGAATATGGACTAGCTTCAGAAACATTTTACCTAACAGTTGCTCTCATAGATATTTATCTCTCTAAGAAATGTATCGGAAAACGCAGACTCCAGTTGCTCGGTATAACCTGCATGCTTGTTGCCTC GAAGTATGAAGAAATTTGTGCTCCACGGGTTGAAGAATTCTGTTTCATCACTGACAGCACCTACACAAGGGCAGAT GTATTGGAGATGGAGCATCAAATACTGGATGTATTGAGCTTCCAGCTTTCTGTTCCAACTATCAAAAAGTTCCTGAG GAGATTCCTTTTGGCAGCACAAAGTTCTTACAAG GCTCCGGTTATAGAGTTGGAATTTCTGGCAAACTATTTAGCCGAGCTAAGTCAAATCGAGTACCGTTTTGTAAAGTTCCTACCGTCCCTCATTGCTGCTTCGGCCGTATACTTAGCCAAATGGACACTTGATCAGGATGAAGATCCATGG AATGCTACGTTAGAACATTATACTAGTTACAAGGCACCCGAGCTAAAAGTTACGGTTCTGGCCCTCCAAGATCTGCAACTTAACAACGCCAGTCCTCTCCTTGCTATACGCCAAAAGTACAAGCAACAGAAG TACAAGAGTGTTGCAACATTAATCTCCCAGAAACCTGTGAAACCGCTGTTCTAA
- the LOC110923733 gene encoding uncharacterized protein LOC110923733: MKTRNDGHVSEEADESSDDDEVAFSHGFAKFSEVGDPIAAMMWISLMEDVFELMKCADEDKVKYGVSVLRSEARVWWDRVKDTSGAATQTMTWSRFKEVFKDEFYPLRVELEIVQQYATVKQESNESVREYTDKFTKLWWFFWDYLTAEKRSIYLYVRGLTDEIKAVISENDISTLDKAMQAAREINDRLIVLEI; encoded by the coding sequence ATGAAAACAAGAAATGATGGACATGTTTCAGAAGAAGCCGATGAATCTAGTGACGACGATGAGGTAGCCTTTTCACACGGTTTCGCTAAGTTTAGTGAAGTAGGGGACCCCATAGCGGCGATGATGTGGATTTCTCTGATGGAGGACGTCTTTGAACTTATGAAGTGTGCTGACGAGGACAAGGTAAAGTATGGGGTCTCTGTGTTGAGATCAGAAGCTCGTGTTTGGTGGGACAGGGTCAAGGATACGAGTGGGGCCGCGACTCAAACAATGACGTGGAGTCGATTCAAGGAAGTGTTCAAAGATGAGTTTTATCCTCTACGCGTAGAGCTGGAAATAGTGCAACAGTACGCGACAGTCAAACAAGAAAGCAATGAAAGTGTGCGAGAGTATACTGATAAGTTTACGAAACTGTGGTGGTTCTTTTGGGACTATCTTACTGCTGAAAAGAGATCGATATACCTTTATGTACGTGGATTGACGGATGAGATAAAAGCTGTTATCTCAGAAAATGATATTAGTACATTGGATAAAGCTATGCAGGCTGCCAGAGAAATAAACGACAGGCTAATAGTGTTGGAAATTTAG